The nucleotide window TCACGGCGAGCACCTGACCGGGCGCCACCGTGAACCCCACGTCGTCCAGGACCACGGTGCCGGGGTGCGAGGGGTAACCGGCCCGCAGGCGCTCGCAGGTCAGCGTGGCCGGCCCGGACGGCGGCGGGACGGGACGGGCGGGGGCGGGCAGCGGGGAGCGGACGCGCAGGAGTTCGAGGACCCGTTCGGCGGCGGCGCCGGCCGCACCGACCATGGTGACCAGGCCGGACAGGGTGCGTACCGGGCCGAAGAGCTGGGTGAGGAAGGCGGCGAAGGCCAGCAGTCCGCCCAGGGTGAGCGCGCCCCGGGAGAGTTCGAAGGCGCCCAGGCCCACCACGGCGAGCCCGCCGACGACCTCCAGCACGTCGAGGACGGCCGGATAGAGGAAGCCCACCCGGGCGGTGGCGAGTTCGGCCCGCATCAGCGAGCGCCCCTCCTCGTCCACCCGGGCCACCTCGCGGTGCTGCTGGTTGTAGGCGTGGCTGAGGCCGGACAGCGCCAGGCTCTCCTCCAGCACCGCGGTGAGCGCGCCGTTGCGGCGGCGTGCCTGCCGGGACAACTCCTGCACCCGGCCGCCGAACCGGCGGGCGGCGACGGCGAACACCGGGGCGGTGGCCAGCGCGGCCAGCGCCAGTGGCCAGCTGAGGTAGAAGGCGGCGGCGACCGAGAACACCATGCTGATCACCGCGGTGACGAACTGGATCACCCCGGAGGCCACCAGTTGCTCGACCCGCTGGACGTCGGAGGTGATCCGGGCGACCACGTCACCGTGGCGCCGGGTGTGCAGGGTGTCCGGCGGCAGGGTGTGCAGATGGGCGGTGATCGCGGTGCGCAGCCGCAGGATGAACCGTTCGGCCACCCGGGCCGTGGTGTAGTCACCGGCGAAGGCGGCGACCCCCGCGGCGGCGGCCAGCCCCACCATGGCCCCGGCCAGCGGCCAGAAGGCGGCGAACCGCCGGGGCACCAGCACCTGGTCGATCAACTCCTTGAACAGCCAGATCGACACCACCTCACCGGCCGCCCCGGCGACCATCAGCAGCGCGGCCACCGGCAGCCAGTACCGGTCGGGCCGCACCCACGGCCAGAAGCGGCGGAAGACCGCCGACGGTGATTCGGCGGGGGAGACGGCCACCGGGCCGTCGTCGGCGTAGGTGTGCCGGGGCGCCGCGTGCCTGCGGCGCGGCCGGTCGGCAGGCTCGGTCACGTCCGGTCCGCCGCCGGTGCCCCCGGCGGGCCGTACGCGGATCACGTCCACCACGTCGCGCACCTTCCGGACAAAGAGGTCGGGGACCGCCGGAAGGATCCGGGGCCCCCTGGGTCAGATGTTCCGCGGCGGTCAGTAGTACCCGTAGCCGCCGTACCAACGGTCGTAGCAGCCGTGGTGGTGGTGATGGTGGTGACGGTGGCGACGGAAGAAGTCGCCCCGGCCACGGCCGTATCCGCGTCCGAAGAACGATCCGAAGAATCCCATGGTGACCTCCCTTCCAG belongs to Streptantibioticus cattleyicolor NRRL 8057 = DSM 46488 and includes:
- a CDS encoding ABC transporter ATP-binding protein, translating into MVDVIRVRPAGGTGGGPDVTEPADRPRRRHAAPRHTYADDGPVAVSPAESPSAVFRRFWPWVRPDRYWLPVAALLMVAGAAGEVVSIWLFKELIDQVLVPRRFAAFWPLAGAMVGLAAAAGVAAFAGDYTTARVAERFILRLRTAITAHLHTLPPDTLHTRRHGDVVARITSDVQRVEQLVASGVIQFVTAVISMVFSVAAAFYLSWPLALAALATAPVFAVAARRFGGRVQELSRQARRRNGALTAVLEESLALSGLSHAYNQQHREVARVDEEGRSLMRAELATARVGFLYPAVLDVLEVVGGLAVVGLGAFELSRGALTLGGLLAFAAFLTQLFGPVRTLSGLVTMVGAAGAAAERVLELLRVRSPLPAPARPVPPPSGPATLTCERLRAGYPSHPGTVVLDDVGFTVAPGQVLAVMGPSGVGKSTLAKLLVRFMDPLGGAVRLNGVDLRDMEVTAVRQAVTLLPQQAQLFHASIGHNIAYGRPDASPAEITRAARDADAHAFITALPDGYDTVVGENGFQLSGGQARRVAIARAFLRGTQVLVLDEPTAGLDDRAAANVLGPLQRLMAGRTTVLITHDHALARHADAVYLLPDTRAGTSPGHPD